In the Telopea speciosissima isolate NSW1024214 ecotype Mountain lineage chromosome 6, Tspe_v1, whole genome shotgun sequence genome, tttctattcttcttctctgacCTTCCTCTCTCTCGTCTCATATAACTCTACAGCAATGTACATTGACCTAACAAGGGAAACATATAGACACATTTATTCgaaagtgaagaaaataaatacaaagcaacaattaaaaagaaataatgTGAAGAAGGAAGTCGTGTTTTTTACAAAATTTGTTCCATGAAACAACTTCTTCACGACTGAACTGCCATGCAAAGTTCCACACCACACCACAACACCTATATCTGCTTGTTTCCGGAGTTTCTAGAAcattaaaagaacaaaaaaaaaaaagagcatgtATGAATCAAACAAATTTCCATGTACCCTAGAGTTGCATTGGGGAGCCAATAGCAATGGGGAGTGCAGTATACAAAATGGGAATTAGAATGAAAGGAAGAGTAATTATTGAGAAAGAATCATGAACAACTCTATGCCATCAAGTGAAGTTTGCTACACGGAAAGCAACTCATTTAAAAACATCTAGACCAatttacaaaagaagaaaagactatCCATTGCCTCATCAACATCTCCATTGtcattataaaaataataaattagtaGGCCAAGAGAAAAGTATGAAGTCAAATTCATATTACCGTAGATGTTGGAGCATAGGACATCATGTTTTCATCCCCAAGAAACTACATGGAGGTGTCCAATCATTACTCCACCACCTGAGCCATTTTAAGGACCTCACTGATCAATTCATAAAATGAGACTTTCTCATGGCGGATGAGGAAACAAATTGCACTCTTTCATCACACTCAAACCAAATATTAGAAAAACACCAAAGAGGGAGAGTCATGAACACACATTTTCACAAAAGCACGAATAGACAAAGTAAAACAATGTCTCTATCTATGAATATTTAAGATTGTGCACCCGAAAATTTTCCAAGTTTGAACCAAAAGGTTGGATTCTATATGTGTCTTTTGGTGTTTCTCTGTATATAATTGATTTAATACAGAATTGTTTCTCTGTAATCtatgttttaaaacccaagatgaatagaaatcgcaaagaTACATACAAGTGATAtttagttccaacttccaatccCAATCTTGATCTTCTTAGGCCAAGAGGGGAGAATTAAGGGGCTGGGGGTGCTGGTGTCAAGCTGTAATGTTCATATATGACCTTAGGGTGATTTACTAAAAGGAAAGGGGTCATGGTCTTGACCTTATAATGAGAGACCGTTATTAATGgatcttaattaaaaaaaaattcttctaaTGTCATGTTTAGACCAATGGATTGTTGATGTGTGAGAAAACATATAAGAAGATCCAAAAAAAGGTAGGAATAAGTCACCCGGTACAACCCATAAAGTCAGAATCAAGACAAAACCTATTGGAGATCTTTCTTTAGTTGGTTTTAGAACATATAAGAATCTGTGAATGGTTGGGATTTGGGGAAAAAGTTCAAGAGTTGAAGGTAACAAGGAAAAGAGGGGAGATAAATCCATTAATATCAGAAACTTAGAGAGGTGAATGAATATATGGAGAAAAGCAACAAATTTAACGGCAAATCTGAGAAGTATCAAATATCAATCCCTTCCcctgttaaaatattttttttaggtcaaTGTCCATCTCTACAATGAGAGGGAGTTAGAGATTGAGAGTAAcaaacaagggaagaagatgtATGGGGTGTGTTGAGATTAAAGAGTTGAGAAGCTTTCATCATTTACTCCATTGCTTTCAAAATAAGTGAGTCAAACAAAGGCTTCTATAAGGAAAGGAACTACTTTTGAATTTAAAGCAAACCCAGGAATCACCAGTCCCTAGTTCCCTTTCTTTCGTCATAAGGTCACCCGGGTTCATTTCTGGTATTTAGGTTTATGACAAATATTTTTTCTcttagaccaaaaaaaaaaaaattttcaaaaccacAGTAAAGAAGTTGACAGATTCTTCTTTGGATCAAATCAGTGAACTCAGAAGAtctctccaactccaactccaactccaagtCCTCTTCAATCACCCATCCAAAGATTAATAGGACTTGAACACACACCCCAAGtggggatgtaaatggatagttgaAAATCCGTGTGCAAATCCGGAGTTTCGGTTTCCaaaaaatatccgaatccatctAAAAGATAATCAGATTCGGATTTGGATATTCCATTTTAAATCCAGATAATATTCGATTGTAAAATGCgattagtttaatatttttgtaaaaacATATGATATATTACTCTTATTATAAACACTTTTATAAGGATATTTAAATAATCGGAATCGAAAATCCAAAATCGATATAAGTCAGATTCATTTACTAATCAGATCGGATAATATCTGATAGACTGTCGAATTCGAATATGCTAATGATTTTTAAAAATCCATCAGATATCAAATCGGATAAAATCGGATACAGATATGCCATTCGATAAACGAATTCTGATTCAAATAATAGTAAATCCGAACAGAATTTGATCGGTTTACATCCCATATCCCAATTCCCCAGTGGAGAGGAGCTGGATGCCCAAatagttggagaggatccgaaCCCATTCATTTGGAGGACCACTTAGACATTCATATATTCGCGTCCAATGGTTTTGATCCTTGATCACCATTGTGGCAGATTAGTCTACAGTTTATGTCTAAACGacacttttttcttcttttttttttttggtgcaattcaACGGCCCATCGACCATCAACCTCAACAGgaccccacaaggaggcaatgaGGGGAACGTAACTTTACTCACACTAACAGGATTCCTGCCTCCATCGCTTTCCACTGAAAAAACTTGGTAGAACAGTTGTAATAGTTATACGAAAAACAGgtagttttaccaaaaaaattaataatgtatttaatattttatgactcttttattattatggatGGTGACTGGAAATCTGGAATCCACCTTTGTTCGTGAGAGAGATCAAAACTCAATGTTTGTcaaaaaaattagcaaaaaaaaatcgTAACTTTAAACGAATAATATCATGAGACGTATTTCTTAATCTCATCGACAACGATAATAGAAGGAGAAACATACAATAATACAGTGTAAGAGTAATCCGGACTTTTTTTTTCGGCCCTACCCCTTAATTCCTCTATATGGGTGTAATTGTGCGATTCAAGACCGTACGATAATGGTTCTCGTATGAGAACCTGAGCCAGCATCACAATTGTATCGGTTGGCtctacacccaaaaaaaaaacatccacaTTGGTTATGCCGCCCAGGTGCCTTTCAATATCCTTTACCTACACATCCAACATTGGATCTGCCCCTTCCCAGGTCCCTTTCTCATCATCTACTTATAAAGTTGCTCTTGGTATGTTTAGGAACGCCAGACTTTGCTTCTTAATTTCTACCTTGATCACTTTCCATCTTTGTGTGTGCATCTGTATCGGTTTGCTCTGAGACTAGAGCAAAATTCTTAGAGAGTACAATGCTGGGAACCTTACTTAACACCCTTGCCCCAAATCTTTTAGTCTCTTCAAAGCCTCTCAAGAATCCTTCATTCCGGTTgaataatggtgtcacaatgctCACTCCAGTCACCATATGTTCATGGTCGAGGTGCCAAGGTACTTGTCGTACTACGAAAGCTTGTAGGGGCCATGCCCACATACAACAGGGGTCAGAATAACCGTCATGCACCCATGTATAGCGAAAATTCCATCCCCTTTTATGCCACTGCATGCGCTCTCAGTGGCTTGGGTGCGCGGCATGGCCCTTGCGTTAACAACGCCCCTTTAATTTGTTTGTGTCATACGCATGCAAAGCAGATCGTGTGATCCTCCACTGCAGGGCAGCCGTGTGATTGACATATGTCCTCCTCACATAGGCAAGGGCGAAATGCCCGTGCCGCCCACtacccgagcaccttgcccgggtggggtccatgcCCTGGCTGTGTGAGGCCGCAATCAAGCCATATGGCTGCCCGGCAGCTCACCTGGGAAGGATGCTCGAGCAGTGGGCATGGTGGGCATATggcccctgcctgtgtgaggctgcaaGCCCGTCGCACGACTGCCCGGcaacagaggatccaaattgtgtaAAGTAACTAATAAAATTGATGTATAAAACAACACTAAATTAAGTTAGCTTACAATAAGGCTGTGTGCAGGTAGGAGGAGGACATACTCAATGGAAGCTTCACATGGCGGAACTGGAACTGGAACGGGAGAagcaattacaataacaaaatTTAAACCTGATGTTGTTCGTCCCACAATGAAGAAGACTTATGATGATGGGGGGCTCTATTATTTGTCTCCTGTAGACGAGTTATTGATGGGTCCTGTTGATATTTTAATTTGCTATGAGATGGAGGATGGGACGAGAAGGACAGAGAATCTCtgtgaaacaatcaaacaagctTTGGCTAAGGTTCTGGTTCATTTCTATCCATTTGCAGGAAGTCTTGTACAAAGCCCAGATGGAAGATTTATGGTGAAATGCACAGGAGAAGGTGGTGTATCATTTGTTGAAGCAGTTGCAAATTGTGAGCTTCGTGAGTTGGGCGATTTTACAATCCCCAATCTCCCAATACACAGACAACTTGTTCATGCTTGCAATGAATCAAAGAACCCTTTTGATATACCACTGCTTTCAGTACAGGTAAACTATACACTAATTATTCATATTTCCTTCAGTTTTATTTGTTTGGGTTCCACGTGGAAGGCTTGTAGATatttgggcaccctctccttaattgCTACTTTTTAAGGATGAAttctacccaagtccctaacaagtTGTATCAGAGCAAATTGTGACAAAGCCAGAGCGTGGACACCTGATGTGCCTCTGAGGATGAAGTCGGAGCATTCTAAATTGTagttttaatgtcatttaggtGACAAGGTTCCAGTGTGGAGGCTTTGTTCTTGGATTAAGAATGAACCATTGCATGAGCGATGGAACATCATTAATGGTATTTATGAAGTAATGGGCTGAAATTGCTAGAGGCTTACCCTTAAGTGTTCTTCCATTTTTAGATAGATCTATAATGAAGCTAAGCCAACCCCTTAAAATTGAATACAAGCATGACAATATTTCTGGAATGAACGAAGATGGATCAAATTTTCCCTTTATACGTCGAGATGAACAATCTGTATTCAAATCCTTCACttttgatctccaaaaaatgaTGCAACTGAAGAAGATAGCTATGGAGGATGGAACCATAAAGAGTGCCACAGATTTTGAATTGATCATGGCATTTACATGGCGTGCAAGAACCAAGGCCCTCAAAATGAACCTTTCTGAGCCATCGAAGGTTCTAATTGTTTCGATGGACGGCAGCGAATAGGTCCATTTCCAAAAGGGTACTTCGGCAATGCCATTTTGTTGACAGGTTGTGGATGTAGTGCAGGAGAACTAATTGAAAAGCCACTGTCGTTTGCAGTTGATTTGATCAAAAGGGCACTTGAATTGGACTACATTCAATCGGTTAACAACTACTTGGACTACATTCAATTGATCAAGGACAACATAGAAGCAATAAGAACAGATGTACTACTGGATAGAGCATTTATAGGCAACAAATGGTCCAGACTGTTTTGCAGGAGTGATATTGATTTTGGTTGGGGAGGTCCCACGCAAATTGCAAATGCATGTCCACAGAAGGAATTAGTTGTTGTCCATGCCCAGAGAAAGGATAGTAAGAACAAGATCCTAACACTGGGTCTGCTTCCTTCAGACATGAAAGCCTTTGAGGAGATTATGCAATCAGAGATGGGACTGCAAGCTTAGATCTAATCCAGTTGTTAGATCAACACTTATATATGGCTCTACTCAAAGAAAGAATAAAGCAAATAAAATGGTTCTTCTAAATTAGTGACTAGAGATCCTCGGGTTTCTTTTGGTCATTGATGTAATAGGGCCAATGTTTGTTAGTAAAATAAAACCTGAATGCAAGCAGCTTGATGCTGAAATGATGATCCATAATTAAGAACACCTGCAATTTCTGTTCCAAAtagttgaaatttgaaagagcCTAGCAAATCATTTGGTTAAGGCTAAGGGTGTtaatcagtttggtttcgattcttGTATATTGAATTTCTCTCTAAAAATTGGATTTGAAGGAACACCAGTACACTTTATTTTCGTCAAAGCAATGAGGTACATATAATTGTGAATGAGAATGTAAGCCAAATAGGGTCGAATTCCCCGCAGCCCATAATTTAATCAGATATTTGACAGTATACTCTTATGATAAAGACCATCTTTACTGCATAAGCAGTGCAAGATCCTGGTTCTGTTATTCTCCAGAGTACCCTATCTGGTCTTGTGGAGGAATAGAAATATAAAATATCTAAGATACAGGAACCCATAGAAGTAAAATAAAAGCATAGACATACTTAAGAGGAATAAAATCAATAGCTTTCATTTTCATTAGAGCTGAAAAAGAATTTCGTTATCCAACTTCTAATGGAAAAAAATGAGAGGACAAATCATCTACCCAAACAGAACTCAGATAACTCTAATAGCCCCACCGAAATTGGATGTCTGAGCTGACAACTTGTCTCGGTCAGGCGGTTGAGGTGGTGTAACACTTAAACCTAGATCAGTGTTCACAGTAGTTGAAGCCCCAGGATCGGTCTGAGATACACATTGTGGGAGTTGAGGTATGGGATTGATGGGCAATTGCGATGGAATGAGCGCACAAGCAGCAAGGCTGTTGTGGGCCTTAGGTCGGTATGTGTAGCCTTGGTTGGGATAATTCATCACTGGGATGTAGGATACAGTTGGAACGATTTTAACTGCTGGATAGTTCAGTCTCATGCCACCAAATCCCGCCTGTTTAAGAAATCAAAGATTAGTATAACCAtagggagaaaaaggaaaaacagaagTTGTTGCATTCCTCAGACTCTTCTCAAGTCATAGAGGCTTGCCTAATAAGTTTTTGTCACTTTGGT is a window encoding:
- the LOC122663943 gene encoding omega-hydroxypalmitate O-feruloyl transferase-like — encoded protein: MEASHGGTGTGTGEAITITKFKPDVVRPTMKKTYDDGGLYYLSPVDELLMGPVDILICYEMEDGTRRTENLCETIKQALAKVLVHFYPFAGSLVQSPDGRFMVKCTGEGGVSFVEAVANCELRELGDFTIPNLPIHRQLVHACNESKNPFDIPLLSVQVTRFQCGGFVLGLRMNHCMSDGTSLHDNISGMNEDGSNFPFIRRDEQSVFKSFTFDLQKMMQLKKIAMEDGTIKSATDFELIMAFTWRARTKALKMNLSEPSKVLIVSMDGSE